The Cydia amplana chromosome 19, ilCydAmpl1.1, whole genome shotgun sequence genome includes a window with the following:
- the LOC134656786 gene encoding uncharacterized protein LOC134656786 — protein MSSKVWIRFEKQNRDGTLMKLRIQDLPSERIEEATELMVKYFARDEPYRKATGFPNNPEALEEYRDYINKIFRDPASRNVMCCDDDEDNQDIIGVSSVAVATESYWDMTAGKGTEEAKKINAIFYDVSHSFDLLKEFNLSSYYSGKSLVVVPEYRGYGIAEKFLTVRRLMCGAHGIPMTAAWMSTFATQIAAEKDGWQTLCELDYADIAQRHGVRFEGIPPTNKYMAAWPLP, from the exons atgtcATCAAAAGTGTGGATAAGGTTTGAGAAGCAGAACAGAGACGGGACACTGATGAAGCTGAGGATACAGGACCTGCCGTCGGAGAGGATTGAGGAAGCCACAGAGCTCATGGTGAAATACTTCGCCAGGGATGAGCCTTATCGAAAAGCGACAg GTTTTCCAAATAACCCAGAAGCATTAGAAGAATACAGAGATTACATAAACAAAATATTCCGTGACCCTGCCAGTCGCAACGTGATGTGCTGCGATGATGACGAGGATAACCAGGACATTATTGGGGTCTCATCGGTGGCTGTAGCTACCGAGTCGTATTGGGACATG ACCGCTGGCAAAGGGACAGAAGAAGCGAAGAAGATCAACGCGATCTTCTACGACGTGTCCCACTCGTTCGACCTCTTGAAGGAGTTCAACCTCTCGTCCTACTACTCCGGGAAATCTTTGGTGGTTGTGCCGGAGTACAGGGGTTACGGGATCGCGGAGAAGTTTCTGACAGTGAG ACGCCTAATGTGTGGAGCCCACGGCATACCAATGACAGCCGCGTGGATGTCCACCTTCGCAACCCAGATAGCCGCCGAAAAAGACGGCTGGCAGACCCTCTGTGAGCTGGACTATGCGGATATTGCCCAGAGGCATGGCGTTCGCTTTGAAGGAATACCCCCCACTAATAAATACATGGCGGCTTGGCCCCTTCCTTAA
- the LOC134656718 gene encoding carboxypeptidase B-like — protein sequence MRFAMKMAVFREFFILSAIIVSFANAGKHDIYSGFTVHGVKLTSPSHAKLVHDLEVSLDLDVWQHGAVALSDALVMVSPQNKQQFLEELEKNGVEHYLHLEDVAKAFEEHDAEIERFQGTRTNRMVFESYPRYAEIDAYLERIAAAYPDIVTLVNAGTSWEGRAIKYLKISTTNFEDTSKPIYVMDAMIHAREWVTTPVALYSIHRLVEDLQEQDRDLLENIDWIIHPLVNPDGYEYTHTTVRLWRRTRSFYPEVSQTCYGVDANRNFNVSFNTVGVSSDPCSDVYPGHLAFSEPETEIVKAILEDNVDRIQIYMNIHSYGNWVLYGFGSGDLPSNVAHIHHVGAAMGAAMDAVKLPAAGYYLVGNSALILYATSGSAQDYGQHIGIPFSYTLELPGYGMDFRVPPQYVDHINAETWRGIATTARLARSYYLARNAN from the exons ATGCGATTTGCCATGAAAATGGCGGTCTTTCGAGAATTTTTCATTTTgagtgctattattgtttccttTGCTAATGCTGGGAAACATGATATCTACTCTGG CTTCACAGTCCACGGAGTCAAGCTCACCAGCCCGTCCCACGCGAAACTCGTCCACGACCTTGAGGTTTCCCTGGACCTGGACGTTTGGCAGCATGGCGCCGTAGCCCTGAGCGACGCTCTGGTCATGGTGTCTCCTCAGAACAAGCAACAGTTCCTTGAAGAGTTGGAGAAGAATGGCGTAgaacattatttacatttagaagATGTTGCTAA ggcTTTCGAAGAGCACGACGCCGAGATAGAGCGTTTTCAGGGGACCAGAACCAATAGGATGGTTTTCGAGTCATACCCTCGGTATGCTGAG ATAGATGCCTATTTGGAAAGAATCGCGGCGGCTTACCCTGATATTGTGACTCTAGTCAACGCTGGGACCAGCTGGGAAGGCCGTGCTATCAAGTACCTTAAG ATCTCAACCACCAACTTCGAGGACACCTCCAAGCCCATCTATGTCATGGACGCCATGATCCACGCTCGTGAATGGGTGACCACTCCCGTGGCGCTGTACAGCATCCACCGCCTGGTCGAGGATCTTCAGGAACAGGACAGAGACCTGCTGGAGAACATTGACTGGATCATTCATCCGCTCGTTAATCCTGATGGCTATGAATACACGCATACTACT GTTCGTCTCTGGCGCCGCACTCGCTCCTTCTATCCCGAAGTCAGCCAAACTTGCTACGGTGTGGACGCCAACCGCAACTTCAACGTCTCCTTCAACACCGTCGGCGTCTCCTCCGACCCCTGCTCCGATGTCTACCCTGGGCACTTAGCCTTCTCCGAACCTGAAACCGAAATCGTTAAAGCAATCCTTGAAGACAATGTAGACAGAATCCAAATATACATGAACATTCATAGCTATGGCAACTGGGTGCTGTATGGATTTGGCTCAGGAGATCTACCCTCAAACGTGGCGCATATCCACCATGTTGGTGCGGCTATGGGAGCAGCGATGGATGCTGTTAAATTGCCGGCGGCTGGGTATTATTTGGTTGGAAATAGTGCCTTGATTCTTTACGCTACGTCTGGAAGTGCTCAGGATTATGGACAG CACATTGGCATCCCGTTCTCCTACACCCTGGAGCTGCCAGGCTACGGGATGGACTTCCGCGTGCCGCCGCAGTACGTCGACCACATCAACGCGGAGACCTGGAGGGGCATTGCGACCACTGCTCGTCTTGCGAGGTCTTACTACCTCGCTCGCAACGCCAACTAA